Genomic DNA from Verrucomicrobiota bacterium:
TCGTGCGCCGCTGGCTTCGTTCGCCGGACTGATGCACGGACGAGGAAATGGGCATCATTCGGAAGCATCCAAAGCAATCCGAGGAAATGTTGCAGAGTTATTCCATTTTCCGGGAGGCCGGCGAAGTGATCCGCTCGCACCATGAAAACTGGGATGGCACGGGCTATCCGGACCGGCTGAAGGGCGAGACCATTTCCTGGCTATCGCGCCTGCTCGCGGTTGCGGTTTATTTCTGCAGCCGGCACCAGGCCGCGGCACAGGTGTTGAACGACATCCAGACGCAGGCGGACAAGATGTTCGACCCCCACGCCGTTGAAGCTATTGCCAAAGCGGTGCCGGCGACGGAACTGCCCCGAGGCCAGCGGGAAATTCTGCTGGCGGAGTTGCAGGCCGGAATGGTGCTGGCGGGAGATATCTACAATACCAGCGGCGTGCTCGTCATCGCCAAAGGGAAGGAACTCACTGCCGCCTGGATCAACAAAATCCAAAATATCAATAACGCCACTCCGCTCAATCCCTACGTCCTCGTGTACTGTTGATCCC
This window encodes:
- a CDS encoding HD domain-containing protein, whose translation is MGIIRKHPKQSEEMLQSYSIFREAGEVIRSHHENWDGTGYPDRLKGETISWLSRLLAVAVYFCSRHQAAAQVLNDIQTQADKMFDPHAVEAIAKAVPATELPRGQREILLAELQAGMVLAGDIYNTSGVLVIAKGKELTAAWINKIQNINNATPLNPYVLVYC